Proteins encoded within one genomic window of Nonomuraea gerenzanensis:
- a CDS encoding Pr6Pr family membrane protein, whose amino-acid sequence MREGRLTAWRLLLVAATVTGLVCLTSSIGRPWAYFTVQSNVMLALYYGWRVAAGRRRPASAAVKGAVTLYLLVTCLVNYVSRDLENPLALLDGGGARGWGNFLLHYVTPLMAVTDWIAFDRGSRARWAAPFAWLGYPLLYGAFVLLAAPNLPRRYVYPFLNVERLGWPTVASVAAGVLAAFVVLGYALLGLRRLTTPKAGVGDARPAPHVPEVPRPRA is encoded by the coding sequence ATGCGTGAGGGACGGCTGACGGCGTGGCGGCTCCTGCTGGTCGCGGCAACCGTGACGGGCCTGGTGTGCCTGACGTCGTCGATCGGCCGCCCATGGGCCTACTTCACGGTCCAGAGCAACGTCATGCTGGCGCTCTACTACGGCTGGCGGGTGGCCGCGGGCCGCAGGAGGCCCGCCTCCGCCGCAGTCAAGGGCGCGGTGACGCTGTACCTGCTGGTCACCTGCCTGGTCAACTACGTCTCGCGCGATCTGGAGAACCCGCTGGCGCTGCTGGACGGGGGCGGCGCGCGCGGATGGGGCAACTTCCTGCTGCACTACGTGACGCCGCTCATGGCGGTGACCGACTGGATCGCGTTCGACCGGGGAAGCCGGGCGCGGTGGGCGGCGCCGTTCGCCTGGCTGGGGTATCCGCTGCTGTACGGCGCGTTCGTGCTGCTCGCCGCCCCCAACCTGCCGCGCCGCTACGTCTACCCGTTCCTGAACGTGGAACGGCTGGGCTGGCCGACGGTGGCGTCGGTGGCCGCCGGCGTGCTGGCCGCCTTCGTGGTGCTGGGGTACGCCCTGCTCGGCCTGCGCCGGCTCACCACCCCCAAGGCGGGGGTCGGGGATGCCCGGCCCGCTCCCCATGTCCCAGA
- a CDS encoding oxidoreductase codes for MRNPAIPDQTGRIAMVTGANSGIGYVTARELARHGAHVVLACRDPGRGGAALARMRDEVPGARLELGRVDLGSLASIREFAAGWRHDRLDLLVNNAGVAMVPYARTADGFESQFGVNHLGTFALTGLLLPHLLAALDPRVVTVSSEGQRFARFDLGNLDAERGYRAAFAYVQSKRANLYFAVELQRRADAAGLRLRSMAVAPGLTRTGVLTGGANSSRGRLYATLVRLLIRVAFRPVSEGARTSLYAATVPDLPGGSYIVPDGPLQLRGEPTRRTRERAIRDAATAADLWRLSERRTGVTYDLPAAGSSRRHRTIGG; via the coding sequence ATGCGCAACCCCGCCATCCCCGACCAGACCGGCCGCATCGCGATGGTGACCGGCGCCAACAGCGGCATCGGCTACGTCACCGCCCGCGAGCTGGCCCGCCACGGCGCCCACGTCGTGCTGGCCTGCCGCGACCCGGGACGCGGCGGGGCAGCCCTGGCCCGCATGCGGGACGAGGTGCCCGGCGCGCGGCTCGAGCTGGGCCGGGTGGATCTCGGCAGCCTCGCCTCGATCAGGGAGTTCGCCGCCGGCTGGCGGCACGACCGGCTCGACCTGCTGGTGAACAACGCGGGGGTGGCGATGGTGCCCTACGCCAGGACGGCCGACGGGTTCGAGTCGCAGTTCGGCGTCAACCATCTGGGCACGTTCGCGCTGACCGGCCTGCTGCTGCCGCACCTGCTGGCCGCGCTCGATCCCCGCGTGGTCACCGTGAGCAGCGAGGGGCAGCGGTTCGCCCGCTTCGACCTGGGCAACCTCGACGCCGAGCGCGGTTACCGGGCGGCGTTCGCGTACGTGCAGTCCAAGCGCGCCAACCTCTACTTCGCCGTGGAGTTGCAGCGCCGCGCCGACGCCGCCGGGCTGCGGCTGCGCAGCATGGCCGTCGCGCCCGGCCTCACCCGCACCGGCGTGCTCACCGGCGGCGCCAACAGCAGCAGGGGACGGCTGTACGCGACCCTCGTCCGGCTGCTGATCCGGGTGGCCTTCCGCCCGGTCTCGGAGGGGGCGCGGACCTCCCTGTACGCGGCGACCGTGCCGGATCTGCCCGGCGGCAGCTACATCGTCCCCGACGGCCCGCTGCAACTGCGGGGCGAGCCGACCCGCAGGACGCGGGAGCGCGCCATCCGCGACGCCGCGACCGCCGCGGATCTGTGGCGGCTGTCCGAACGCCGCACCGGCGTCACCTACGACCTGCCCGCGGCAGGCTCGTCCCGCCGGCACCGGACGATCGGCGGGTAG
- a CDS encoding VOC family protein: MKAHVSSILLGVRDMERAKRFYTEGLGWTVKNDWGISVFFESDGASPVGFYRREGLAEQVGTSAEGSGFSGLVLTYVVRSEARVDEVMAEAEKAGATVLKPAGALPWGGYGGTFADPDGYIWSLGYSARGTDQPYAE; this comes from the coding sequence ATGAAAGCTCACGTCAGCTCGATCCTGCTCGGCGTCCGCGACATGGAGCGGGCCAAGCGGTTCTACACCGAAGGGCTCGGCTGGACGGTCAAGAACGACTGGGGCATCTCGGTGTTCTTCGAATCGGACGGAGCCTCGCCCGTCGGCTTCTACCGCCGCGAGGGCCTGGCCGAACAGGTGGGCACGAGCGCGGAGGGCAGCGGGTTCAGCGGGCTCGTGCTCACCTACGTCGTCCGCAGTGAGGCGCGGGTCGACGAGGTCATGGCGGAGGCCGAGAAGGCGGGCGCCACGGTGCTGAAGCCCGCCGGCGCCCTGCCGTGGGGCGGTTACGGTGGCACGTTCGCGGACCCGGACGGGTACATCTGGAGCCTCGGCTACAGCGCCCGGGGCACGGACCAGCCCTACGCCGAGTAG
- a CDS encoding dihydrofolate reductase family protein → MSKVVLDVSVSLDGFTTGPDVREDEPMGDGGERLHEWMGGGGIDEVVRRQVDEAVGATVIGRRTFDLGLRPWGGTPWAGVPSFVVTHRTRQDLLGDNGGTFAFDGLEAAVRRAGDAAGGKDVLVLGAGVARQLLAAGLLDEVWLHLVPVLLGGGTPLFGGERAELVPVGEPGTGDALVTHLRYRVARP, encoded by the coding sequence ATGAGCAAGGTGGTGCTGGACGTGTCGGTGTCCCTGGACGGTTTCACGACCGGGCCGGACGTCCGGGAGGACGAGCCCATGGGCGACGGCGGCGAACGGCTGCACGAGTGGATGGGCGGCGGCGGGATCGACGAGGTGGTCCGCCGCCAGGTGGACGAGGCGGTGGGGGCCACGGTCATCGGGCGGCGCACGTTCGACCTGGGTCTGCGTCCGTGGGGCGGCACTCCGTGGGCCGGCGTGCCGAGCTTCGTGGTCACCCACCGGACCAGGCAGGACCTTCTCGGGGACAACGGCGGGACGTTCGCGTTCGACGGGCTGGAGGCGGCGGTCCGGCGTGCCGGGGACGCGGCCGGGGGCAAGGACGTCCTGGTGCTGGGTGCGGGCGTCGCCCGGCAGTTGCTCGCGGCGGGGTTGCTCGACGAGGTGTGGCTGCACCTGGTTCCGGTGCTGCTCGGCGGGGGCACGCCGCTGTTCGGCGGCGAACGGGCCGAGCTGGTCCCGGTCGGGGAGCCGGGCACAGGCGACGCGCTCGTGACTCATTTGCGCTACCGCGTCGCCCGCCCCTGA
- a CDS encoding TetR/AcrR family transcriptional regulator has translation MQPDPSPSPASGRPPVGRGAKVRAAVHAATLAELVDRGYAELTVEHVAQRAGVHKTTVYRRWKDRESLITDALAEHMAMDIPVPDTGAIETDLRALARSLVQTFTSPTGQALLAAMFTDAARLPEIAAARRQVFDDRLARAEPVVARAVSRGELPRDTDPGEVLKTLAAPIYLRLLVTGDPVDEATADRAALVTLAAARAGACGRSLPPAATP, from the coding sequence ATGCAGCCTGATCCTTCCCCGTCCCCTGCCTCTGGCAGGCCGCCGGTCGGGCGCGGCGCCAAGGTGCGCGCCGCCGTCCATGCCGCCACCCTCGCCGAGCTCGTGGACAGGGGCTACGCCGAGCTGACCGTGGAGCACGTCGCCCAGCGCGCCGGGGTGCACAAGACGACGGTGTACCGGCGGTGGAAGGACCGGGAGAGCCTGATCACCGACGCGCTGGCCGAGCACATGGCGATGGACATCCCCGTCCCCGACACCGGCGCGATCGAGACCGACCTGCGGGCGCTGGCGCGCTCACTCGTCCAGACGTTCACCAGCCCCACCGGGCAGGCCCTCCTCGCCGCCATGTTCACCGACGCGGCCCGCCTGCCCGAGATCGCGGCGGCCCGGCGGCAGGTGTTCGACGACCGGCTCGCCAGGGCGGAGCCGGTGGTGGCGCGTGCCGTCTCACGGGGTGAGCTGCCTCGGGACACCGATCCCGGCGAAGTGCTGAAGACCCTGGCCGCGCCGATCTACCTGCGCCTGCTCGTCACCGGCGACCCGGTGGACGAGGCCACCGCCGACCGGGCCGCTCTCGTCACGCTGGCCGCCGCCCGCGCCGGCGCCTGCGGGCGATCGCTCCCGCCCGCGGCCACGCCATGA
- a CDS encoding DUF4383 domain-containing protein: MDTPHTPTARTPLQLAALIVGAAFLLVGVLGFIPGITTDYDELQFAGHESGAHLLGVFQVSILHNIVHLLFGIVGVLLARTWSGARNFLIGGGVIYLLLWIYGLLVGHDTPANFVPLNTADNWLHLGLGIVMIALGLVLSRRRVTAER, translated from the coding sequence ATGGACACCCCGCACACCCCCACCGCCCGCACACCCCTGCAGCTCGCCGCCCTCATCGTCGGTGCGGCATTCCTGCTGGTCGGGGTGCTGGGCTTCATCCCCGGCATCACCACTGACTACGACGAGCTGCAGTTCGCCGGCCACGAGTCCGGCGCGCACCTGCTCGGCGTCTTCCAGGTATCGATCCTGCACAACATCGTCCACCTGTTGTTCGGCATCGTCGGCGTCCTGCTCGCCCGGACCTGGAGCGGCGCGCGCAACTTCCTCATCGGCGGAGGCGTGATCTACCTGCTGCTGTGGATCTACGGCCTGCTGGTCGGGCATGACACGCCGGCCAACTTCGTCCCGCTGAACACTGCCGACAACTGGCTGCACCTGGGGCTGGGCATCGTCATGATCGCCCTCGGCCTGGTCCTGAGCCGCCGCCGCGTCACCGCGGAGCGCTGA
- a CDS encoding VOC family protein, with protein sequence MTGTRFKLSMCTLPVHDLDAALGFYRDVLGFQVRQDGEPDELHRVSVGPPEQPEVRIFLSPPGADPGVSPADRRAIESLMAKGLLGRLVFATDDCDATFVRVEAAGAEVLQEPIDRSDGARDCAFLDPSGNIVRFTQRREGA encoded by the coding sequence TTGACCGGCACGCGGTTCAAGCTCTCGATGTGCACCCTCCCCGTCCACGACCTCGACGCGGCGCTCGGCTTCTACCGCGACGTGCTCGGCTTCCAGGTACGCCAGGACGGGGAGCCGGATGAGCTCCACCGGGTGAGCGTCGGCCCGCCGGAGCAGCCGGAGGTGCGCATCTTCCTCTCCCCGCCGGGCGCGGACCCTGGCGTGTCGCCGGCGGATCGGCGGGCGATCGAGAGCCTGATGGCCAAGGGGCTGCTGGGCCGCCTCGTCTTCGCCACCGACGACTGCGACGCCACGTTCGTGCGTGTGGAGGCGGCGGGGGCCGAGGTGCTACAGGAACCGATCGATCGGTCTGATGGTGCTCGTGACTGCGCCTTCCTCGATCCTTCTGGGAACATTGTGCGGTTCACTCAGCGGCGGGAGGGGGCTTAG
- a CDS encoding DUF5317 family protein — protein MPGFLVLAAVPVVAGVAVGRLRGGCLVGIAGGFRAYWLLWLAVAVQAVHAYVVDAAPLLVLTFAIVLVWLAVNFPRFSPRMRRAAVLVLAGAAMNGLAIALNGAMPYSAWAAEVIGLPPGSATAKNEPASSGTQLLFLADIIPIPGLRKIVSLGDVVLSVGTALLIAAAMRRHPDTKGRSS, from the coding sequence GTGCCTGGGTTTCTCGTGCTCGCGGCGGTGCCGGTCGTCGCCGGAGTCGCCGTCGGCCGCCTGCGGGGCGGTTGCCTGGTGGGCATCGCGGGCGGTTTTCGGGCGTACTGGCTGCTGTGGCTGGCGGTCGCGGTCCAGGCCGTGCACGCCTACGTGGTGGACGCCGCGCCGCTCCTCGTCCTGACCTTCGCCATCGTCCTGGTGTGGCTGGCGGTCAACTTCCCGCGCTTCTCGCCGCGGATGCGCCGGGCCGCCGTGCTCGTCCTGGCCGGGGCCGCGATGAACGGGCTGGCCATCGCGCTGAACGGGGCCATGCCGTACTCGGCTTGGGCGGCGGAGGTCATCGGGCTGCCGCCCGGCAGTGCCACGGCCAAGAACGAGCCGGCCTCGTCCGGCACGCAGCTGCTCTTCCTGGCCGACATCATTCCGATCCCCGGCCTGCGGAAGATCGTCAGCTTGGGCGATGTCGTCCTCTCGGTCGGCACCGCTCTGCTCATCGCCGCCGCGATGCGGCGGCATCCCGACACGAAAGGTCGTTCGTCATGA
- a CDS encoding glycoside hydrolase family 25 protein, whose amino-acid sequence MPKPRLATTLKNQLTERCALAVGGAILAGATALTGVAGTALASSAGHVTQHETPQGSQQGARSLSYGLDISNYEPLYDWNASSAQFGIVKATEGTEFRDASFARNWRELGAKGIVRGAYHYGHPGNDPIAEADHFLSVVNAQPAEPGDLLVLDLETADDRSVEQVNAWAKAWLAHVKARTGVTPMFYSGWNFADTYGKGLADYPLWVAHYGKAKGMITPPADWKSWTIHQYTDSPIDQNVSSLSPDELRDLGRRTA is encoded by the coding sequence ATGCCCAAGCCCCGGCTTGCCACCACCCTGAAGAACCAGCTCACCGAGCGCTGCGCGCTGGCCGTCGGCGGCGCGATCCTGGCGGGCGCCACCGCCCTGACCGGCGTGGCCGGCACGGCGCTGGCCTCGTCCGCCGGCCACGTCACCCAGCACGAGACCCCGCAGGGATCCCAGCAGGGGGCCCGCTCGCTCTCCTACGGCCTGGACATCTCCAACTACGAGCCGCTCTACGACTGGAACGCCAGCTCGGCCCAGTTCGGCATCGTCAAGGCCACGGAGGGCACCGAGTTCCGCGACGCCTCGTTCGCCAGGAACTGGCGGGAGCTGGGCGCCAAGGGCATCGTGCGCGGCGCCTACCACTACGGCCACCCCGGCAACGACCCCATCGCCGAGGCCGACCACTTCCTGTCCGTGGTGAACGCGCAGCCCGCCGAGCCCGGCGATCTGCTGGTCCTGGACCTGGAGACGGCCGACGACCGGTCCGTCGAGCAGGTGAACGCCTGGGCCAAGGCGTGGCTGGCCCACGTCAAGGCCAGGACCGGGGTCACCCCGATGTTCTACAGCGGCTGGAACTTCGCCGACACCTACGGCAAGGGCCTGGCCGACTACCCGCTCTGGGTGGCGCACTACGGTAAGGCCAAGGGCATGATCACCCCGCCCGCCGACTGGAAGTCCTGGACGATCCACCAGTACACCGACTCCCCGATCGACCAGAACGTCTCCTCTCTGAGCCCCGACGAGCTGCGCGACCTGGGCAGGCGCACCGCCTGA
- a CDS encoding universal stress protein, producing the protein MIIVGVDGSVASRAAVEWAAGDAARRHVPLRIVHVVDTSWYQVGKRPDATLPDSLLRAGEQVLGEAEALAVERQPAAEVTTELVTGRPAEMLPAQAGGASELVVGSRGLGGFAGALLGSVSMHLAGHVHCPVVVVRGEQLSADGEIVVGVDDSPECEPALAYAFEQARLRGAPLRAVHAWQLPVHAYAPEIPYDLDEVRAASLQVVRDRLKTFSRDYPQVNVTEDVRPAHPVDALTEAAEQAGLLVVGSHGRGALGSALLGSVSRNVLHHARCPVAVVRA; encoded by the coding sequence GTGATCATCGTAGGAGTCGATGGATCCGTGGCGTCGCGAGCCGCCGTGGAGTGGGCCGCCGGCGACGCCGCGCGCAGGCACGTGCCGCTCCGGATCGTGCACGTCGTGGACACCTCCTGGTACCAGGTGGGCAAACGCCCCGACGCCACCCTCCCTGACTCGCTGCTGCGCGCGGGGGAGCAGGTGCTCGGCGAGGCCGAGGCGCTCGCCGTCGAGCGTCAGCCGGCTGCCGAGGTCACCACCGAGCTGGTGACGGGCCGGCCCGCCGAGATGCTGCCCGCGCAGGCCGGTGGCGCGAGCGAGCTGGTGGTGGGCAGCCGCGGGCTCGGCGGGTTCGCGGGCGCGCTGCTGGGCTCGGTGAGCATGCACCTGGCCGGGCACGTGCACTGCCCCGTCGTGGTGGTGCGCGGCGAGCAGCTGTCCGCCGACGGGGAGATCGTGGTGGGGGTGGACGACTCGCCGGAGTGCGAGCCCGCGCTGGCCTACGCGTTCGAGCAGGCGAGACTACGCGGCGCGCCGCTGCGGGCCGTGCACGCCTGGCAGTTGCCGGTGCACGCGTACGCGCCCGAGATCCCCTACGACCTCGACGAGGTACGGGCCGCGAGCCTCCAGGTCGTCCGCGACCGGCTGAAGACGTTCAGCCGCGACTACCCGCAGGTGAACGTGACGGAGGACGTGCGGCCCGCGCATCCCGTGGACGCGCTCACCGAGGCGGCCGAGCAGGCCGGCCTGCTGGTGGTGGGCTCGCACGGGCGGGGCGCGCTGGGGTCGGCGCTGCTCGGCTCGGTCAGCAGGAACGTGTTGCACCACGCCCGCTGCCCGGTGGCCGTGGTCCGCGCCTGA
- a CDS encoding sulfite exporter TauE/SafE family protein — protein sequence MIAIVTAPVGVSGAVFLLPVQLSVLGVPSPAVTPTNLLYNVVATPGALLRYLGRGQLGGPLTRLLVAGTLPGVVAGALVRVFLLPGPQVFRLLVAGLLLPLGLWLWVRTLRPPRRPGTVVDPAPRAVVVLGFCVGVAGGIYGIGGGSLLGPILAGRGLPVARVAPAALASTFLTSIAGALTYAVLALSAPGDIAPEWALGLACGAGGLIGGYAGAHLQPRLPERGLRLLLGGLAVALALLYAAQALSG from the coding sequence GTGATCGCCATCGTGACCGCCCCCGTCGGCGTCTCGGGCGCCGTGTTCCTGCTGCCCGTCCAGCTCAGCGTGCTCGGCGTGCCGAGCCCGGCCGTGACCCCCACCAACCTGCTCTACAACGTCGTGGCCACCCCGGGCGCACTCCTGCGCTACCTGGGGCGCGGCCAGCTCGGCGGCCCGCTGACCCGGCTGCTGGTGGCCGGGACCCTGCCGGGCGTGGTCGCCGGCGCGCTCGTGCGCGTCTTCCTGCTCCCCGGCCCGCAGGTGTTCCGCCTCCTGGTCGCCGGCTTGCTCCTGCCGCTGGGCCTGTGGCTGTGGGTACGCACGCTGCGCCCGCCCCGCCGTCCCGGCACCGTGGTCGACCCCGCCCCGCGTGCGGTCGTCGTACTGGGGTTCTGTGTGGGCGTCGCGGGCGGGATCTACGGCATCGGCGGCGGGTCGCTGCTGGGGCCGATCCTGGCCGGTCGCGGGCTGCCGGTCGCCAGGGTGGCGCCCGCCGCGCTCGCCTCGACGTTCCTCACCTCGATCGCCGGGGCGCTCACCTACGCCGTCCTGGCGCTGAGCGCTCCCGGCGACATCGCGCCCGAGTGGGCGCTGGGGCTGGCGTGCGGGGCCGGCGGGCTGATCGGCGGGTACGCGGGCGCGCACCTGCAGCCGCGCCTGCCCGAGCGCGGGCTGCGGCTGCTGCTGGGCGGCCTGGCCGTCGCGCTGGCCCTCCTCTACGCCGCCCAGGCGCTCAGCGGCTGA
- a CDS encoding sigma-70 family RNA polymerase sigma factor, whose amino-acid sequence MVEHDWVSERFAEHQARLHAVAYRMLGSPGEAEDAVQEAWLRVSRADTGQVENPAGWLTTVVARVCLNMLEARRNRREDAAGALPPEPDEPHLPRTHVHPAGQAGPEDEALLADSVGVALMVVLDTLTPAERLAFVLHDVFAVSFAEIGTIIDRSPTAARQLASRARRRVQGAAGASDAARSAKRDIVEAFLSASRNGDFAALLELLDPDAVVGEIRGGNAVATFFTGGAKAARLALVDGVPSAVWLHRGRPRAVFAFTISEGRITRIAIDTDPDRLRDLDIVYLANHDSKERL is encoded by the coding sequence ATGGTCGAGCACGATTGGGTGAGCGAGCGGTTCGCCGAGCACCAGGCCCGCTTGCACGCGGTGGCCTACCGGATGCTCGGCTCACCCGGCGAGGCGGAGGACGCGGTGCAGGAGGCGTGGCTGCGGGTCAGCCGCGCCGACACCGGGCAGGTGGAGAACCCGGCCGGCTGGCTGACGACGGTCGTCGCCCGCGTCTGCCTGAACATGCTGGAGGCGCGCCGCAACCGGCGCGAGGACGCGGCGGGGGCGCTACCGCCCGAGCCGGACGAGCCGCACCTGCCGCGCACGCACGTCCATCCGGCCGGCCAGGCAGGGCCCGAGGACGAGGCCCTGCTGGCCGATTCGGTCGGCGTCGCGCTGATGGTGGTGCTGGACACGCTGACGCCCGCGGAACGGCTCGCGTTCGTGCTGCATGACGTCTTCGCCGTGTCGTTCGCGGAGATCGGCACCATCATCGACCGCTCCCCCACCGCGGCCAGGCAGCTCGCCAGCCGGGCCCGGCGCCGCGTTCAGGGAGCGGCAGGCGCCTCCGACGCCGCGCGGTCCGCCAAGCGCGACATCGTCGAGGCCTTCCTGTCCGCCTCCAGGAACGGCGACTTCGCCGCCCTGCTCGAACTCCTCGATCCGGACGCGGTGGTCGGCGAGATCCGCGGCGGCAACGCGGTGGCGACCTTCTTCACCGGCGGCGCAAAGGCCGCCCGGCTCGCCCTGGTGGACGGCGTGCCGTCGGCCGTCTGGCTGCACCGCGGCCGCCCCAGGGCCGTCTTCGCGTTCACCATCAGCGAGGGGCGGATCACCCGCATCGCCATCGACACCGACCCCGACCGCCTCCGCGACCTCGACATCGTCTATCTCGCCAACCACGACAGCAAGGAACGTCTTTGA